DNA from Thioalbus denitrificans:
CCGTCTCGGCAATCATCATCCCGGCGATGAAGGCGCCGAGCGCCAGCGACATCCCGGCGGCATGGGTAAGCCAGGCCGCGCCCAGGGTCACCAGCAGCACGGTGAGCATGAACAGCTCGGCGGAACGTGCCGCCGCCACCTCCCGGAACAGGGGGCGCAGGGCCCAGCGCCCCACCGCCAGGAGCAGCGCGAAGACCAGCAGCCCCTTGGCCAGGGTCAGGGTCAGCAGGGCCAGGAGGTCGCCCCCGCCCCCGCTGCCCAGCGCCGGGATAAGGATCAGGAACGGCACCACGGCCAGGTCCTGGAACAGCAGCACGGCGATGGACTGGCGGCCGTGGCGGGAATGGATCTCGGTCTGTTCCGCCAGCTGCTTGGTGACGATGGCGGTGGAGGACATGGCCAGTGCGCCGCCGGTCACGAAGGCCGCCTCCGGGGAGCGTCCCAGCAGCCAGGCGGCCACCCCCACCAGCAGGGTGGTGATGAGCACCTGGCTGCCGCCGAGCCCGAGGACGGTGCGGCGCATGGCCAGCAGGTGCGGCAGGGAGAACTCCAGGCCGATGGTGAACATCAGGAACACCACCCCGAACTCGGCCAGCAGGCGGGTGTCCTCGGTATCCGGGATCCAGCCGAATCCGTGCGGACCCACGGCCATGCCCACCGCCAGGTAGGCGAGGATCGGGGGCAGGTGCAGGCGGCGGAACAGGGCCACCACCAGCACCGCGCTGGCCAGCAGCACCAGCACTTCCAGGAGGATGCCGTAGGTCATGAGTCTGATTATGCCTCACCATGAAGGCACGAACATTCACCACGAAGGCACGAAGGGCACGAAGAACAGGCAACAGGAAGAGTTATCCGCAGATTACGCAGATGACGCAGATTTCCTTCATGCGGTCTAAAGCGCAGTACTCATTGTTCGGGAGGGGTGCTGCTTGAAGGACCGGGAAAAACCCCGGTCTTGGCTTCCGGTACCGAACCCGCAATCAGAACAAACAAATCTGCGTAATCTGCGTAATCTGCGGATAAACAGTCTTTGTCTCTGTTCGTGCCTTCGTGGTGGGATCCCTTCTGTAGACCGCAGTGGGTCTACTCCGAAGGCGCGAGCACCAGGCGCAGGCCGCTGAAGCCGTGGCGCTGCTGCGGCGCGGCGGGGTGGCGGAAGCTGGCCCGGCGCACGGCGGGCTGGGCATGGAGCGTCGCGCCCCGCAGCACCCCGGGTTCGCCCTCGAACAGGCGGGGCGAGGGGCTGCCTTCCGGGAACGGGCTGAAGCCGGCGTAGGGCTGCAGCGTGTTGGCGCACCACTCCCGCACCTGCCAGGGGTCGTCCAGGCTGCCCAGGCGGCAGGCCGCCTCCCACTGGTACTCGTGGGGCAGGCGGGCGCCGGCGAGTTCCGGCACGGCGTGGCCGGCCCAGGCCGCGAAGGCCTCGGCCTCGTGCCGGCATACCCCCTGGACCGGAGCCTCGGGGGCGAGCGCATAGGCGCCGTTGAGCCCGATGCCGAACCACTCGCCCCGGCCGTTGCGGCGCCAGCTGTCCGGCTGCTCCACACCGCTGCCCCGCAGCCACGCCAGGCCGGCCTCGCTCCACCAGCGGGGCTCGGCGTAGCCGTCCTCCTCCATGAACGCCAGGTACTCGGCGTTGGTGACCGGGCGGACGGCGATGCGGTAGGCGGTCAGCTCCACCGCCTGGGGCGGCAGCTCGAGGTCGAGGGCGCGGGGATTGTCGGTGCCGCCCACCCGATAGTGGCCCCGGGGAATCTCATGGGTGGCGGTCGCCGGGCGGGCCGGGCGCAGCGGCTCCGCCACCGGGAACTCGGTCGCCGGCTGTCGCAGCGCCCGCTGGGTCAGCACCATGAGCATCTCCTCGTAGATGAGGGCCAGGTGCTGCACGAGATAGTGGACCAGGTACTCCCGCTCCAGCAGGGGATGGTCCGGCAGCAGCCCGGGATTGGCCAGCCGCATCAGGGTGTCGTCGAACCAGGCCTGCGCCCAGACGAGCAGGTCGTCGCGCCCCGGCAGCTCGCTGCCGCGCCGGGCGACGGGCAGGGGGGCGGGGCCGTAAAGGGGTTCGAGCGGGCCCACCACGCCCTGCTCGCCCAGCACGCGATCGCGCAGCCAGTAGGCCTCCAGCCAGGCCGCGCGGCCCAGGTACCAGCCGAGGGGCGCGAGATCGGGGTGGAACTGCTCCCGGCAGTCCGGGTCGCTGACTCCCTCCACGAGGAGCGATATCAGGTTCTGGAGCTGGCTCAGCTGGCCGAGCGTGCTGGCGGAAATGGCGGGCATGGGATGAATGCTTCCTGGACTGATACGCTGTGCCTGGGGGTGTCGCGCAAAGCCTGTGGTACGGGCGGACCGGGAGCCTGCCGGGACCGGGTGGAACGGCGTCGCGGGGCGGTTCGCTTCCGGTCCATGGGACGGCCGCGGCGGCCGGTACGATGCTTTGCGTTTTCACAACAAACCGGGCAATGGTAGCCTATACGCCCCGCGATGGCACATGCCTTCCATGCCCGATACCGACTTCACAGTCCTCGACGAATTCAACTTCTATTCCACGCTGGCGGATGCCAGCGGGGCGAGCCTGGTGCTGTTCACCACCCCGGAGTGCGGCGCCTGCCGTGTCTATCGGCGCGCCCTGCACGAAACCCGGGCGCAGGGCGCCGGGTTCAGGGTGTTCGTGGTGGACGCCGGGAACAGCCTGGCGCTGACCCGTGAATACGAGGTATTCCACCTGCCGGCCCTGTTCCTGTTCCGCGACGGCCACTTCCATGCCCGCGTCGATGCCGCCCCCGTCCCCCGGGAGTTGTGCCGGGCCGTGGACGAACGGCTCGGGCACCCGGCCGAGGAGGCGCCCTGATGGAGCTGAGCGTCGACCCGGAAACCGGGCTGCTGGCCGCCGCCGGGTACCTTCCCTCGCCCAATTGCGACGCGCGCCCGCCCGATTCGAGCATCGACCTGGTGGTGGTGCACGGCATCAGTCTGCCGCCGGGGGAGTTCGGCGGCGGACATATCGCCGCGCTGTTCACCAACCGGCTCGACCCGGGGGCGCATCCCTACTTCGCGGAGATCGCCCACCTGCGCGTCTCGGCCCACCTGCTCATCCGCCGTGACGGCGAGCTGCTGCAGTTCGTGCCCTTTCACCAGCGGGCCTGGCATGCCGGCGTTTCCAGTTTCGAGGGGCGCAGCGCCTGCAACGACTTCTCCGTGGGGATCGAGCTGGAGGGCGTCGATGATCTCCCCTACGAGCCGGTGCAACTGGAACGGCTCGCCGCGGTCATCCGGGCGTTGAGCCGTGCCTATCCGGCGATCCGCCTCGATCGCGTGGTGGGGCACAGCGATGTGGCG
Protein-coding regions in this window:
- a CDS encoding SUMF1/EgtB/PvdO family nonheme iron enzyme yields the protein MPAISASTLGQLSQLQNLISLLVEGVSDPDCREQFHPDLAPLGWYLGRAAWLEAYWLRDRVLGEQGVVGPLEPLYGPAPLPVARRGSELPGRDDLLVWAQAWFDDTLMRLANPGLLPDHPLLEREYLVHYLVQHLALIYEEMLMVLTQRALRQPATEFPVAEPLRPARPATATHEIPRGHYRVGGTDNPRALDLELPPQAVELTAYRIAVRPVTNAEYLAFMEEDGYAEPRWWSEAGLAWLRGSGVEQPDSWRRNGRGEWFGIGLNGAYALAPEAPVQGVCRHEAEAFAAWAGHAVPELAGARLPHEYQWEAACRLGSLDDPWQVREWCANTLQPYAGFSPFPEGSPSPRLFEGEPGVLRGATLHAQPAVRRASFRHPAAPQQRHGFSGLRLVLAPSE
- a CDS encoding thioredoxin family protein, whose protein sequence is MPDTDFTVLDEFNFYSTLADASGASLVLFTTPECGACRVYRRALHETRAQGAGFRVFVVDAGNSLALTREYEVFHLPALFLFRDGHFHARVDAAPVPRELCRAVDERLGHPAEEAP
- the ampD gene encoding 1,6-anhydro-N-acetylmuramyl-L-alanine amidase AmpD, translating into MELSVDPETGLLAAAGYLPSPNCDARPPDSSIDLVVVHGISLPPGEFGGGHIAALFTNRLDPGAHPYFAEIAHLRVSAHLLIRRDGELLQFVPFHQRAWHAGVSSFEGRSACNDFSVGIELEGVDDLPYEPVQLERLAAVIRALSRAYPAIRLDRVVGHSDVAPGRKTDPGPAFDWRRLHALLEPHRPVLARATDTNPTE